aacaattacattaatgtcCTTGGAATTAGTGAGGATGTCCAAGGCAGCAGCTAAATTTCTCCTCGTCTCCACTGAAGCCCTGTACAGCTCATTAAAGGGCTCTTCTTCCATTTCCACTGTTGCATTACCTAACACTGTCTCTGGTAAACTTGATGCTGTGGCcattttatcactttcatctaaTTCTTTATCTCCATTCTTCGACACAGTAGTCGTGACCTTAAGGGACTCTAACAGCATCCTTTGATCCTGCAGAGCCAAAGCCATGTCTAACTGCTCCACCTCATCGAAGTCTTTGCTCAAGTTTTCATAGGACTTGCGATCAGCATAGCTGACGGGCCAGCGGTTCCACTCCATAGTACAACATACTATACTTGCAGGACACGTCTCAAGGTGTTGTGCCATCCTGACCCTTGCAATAGTGAAAGGGCAGCCAAACCCACTGTTGAGGCAAGGGAGGCGTTCATAGGGACACAGCAGACGATGTTCCTCTAGTTTGCACGAGTGAAAAACTGCCCCACAGACAAGAGGACAGCAAATGAGGTCACAGGAAACACCTGTCTCTGGTCTCACCATGCATCTTCTATTGATGCATTTAAGGCAGTGGGGGTGTAGAGtctccatttttttcccctaatgGTAGCTGGAGAAGGTGTCCAACCCTGAAACAAAATGATAAACAGATTTGTTTTGTTGAGAAATCTCACACGTCATGGTAACACCCCTGTTTTTAGGTTTAGCTGGAACAAAACATGTTGAGGGTTACATTATACCATCTATGCAACCATTTAATAGCACACATGTGCCTTCAAAAAGCCCTGTCACCGATTCCCTCCACATGCACTGTAAACCTTTACGCTATTCAGTAACATTTCACAACACCCATCTTAGGTTTCATGGTCACACCAGTTCTTCCAGGACTTTCAAGGCAAACCTGAACCCTGACCTTTAGGCCCTGTAACTTGCCCTTAGTTTTTCAAGGAATTCTGGTAACAAGTAAAACAAGAACAGCGAACAATTCAACCTGCCAACCGGGTGCAACACAGCCACCAAAATACTTGTGAATTATAACGCCGGGCTTATTTGGTCATGCTACTTGTGTAGGGGATTTGTGGGATAATGAACGCAAGCTAAGAGGACAACAATCATATTAAAGACCCACAACAATGCTGCAAGCCCTAACAATGCAGTGCAACAAAGAAGAGCTATTATTCAAGTCTTTAATGCCTTGGCCGGCGACCGCTGTCTAAATTACGCAAGCACAAATggctaaaaacacaaacaaaaacacagcaacaactCCTAACACATCAAACCATCAACAGATTACATGTTAACAACATCCAATAGGAGCTTGGCAAGTATGCATTGACGTGACAAGGTATAAAGTTAAAGAATGACAAGCTAAGTcacaaaactttaaaaagtttaatAGCTAAACAAAAGAACATCATCAACAACATGACTAGCCGGTTAGCATTAGCGGCTACACTTTGTTAGCCTACTTAGTTAGCTAGCTCACAGCTTCTACAAACAACTTACCCGAGTCGCTGGGCTCTCCGAGTGTGCTTTATTTATACTGTCTAACTTTTAACAGCTCCGTCGATGCCTGCAGTACTGAAACTGTGACTACACAAACACCCCGCGGtattaaatgtgtttaaatctTCTTATGAATTGAACAGGCTGCAGCTGCTTCCTCGCTGCTCGGGGTCAGTCGGAGTTATGTTGATCCTGATACTGCGGCGCAGTACTACGTCATCACGTAAACCGGCCGGTGTCCCGGTCATATTTAGGTTTATGGAGGCAGACCTGAGAGCACTGAAATAAACAGAGTGGGAAAACCCCCGAGGGCAGTTTTACATCCATAATCTCTATTAGGATACCTATGATGCAGTCTGGGAAATTTAATGGGAATAGActcttaatataatattaattagctACCCctaattaatatttttcttcCAAGGAGACAGTTTCCTGTCATTTTTTAAGTGGTCTCCAGCAATAGTTCTTCTGGCTTTctaaaggtctttcaaagtaTTTGTTTGGACTTTTGCTGCCTTTTCACtaattttcagaggaatgtttttatttttgttaagctgcttaacactgacctatgaatcatacCAGCATGACAAGGCACTTAACTCAAGGAGTGAaccattgttctgacacacttCGTTACTAGAAGCCTgtggcaaaaacacataatttgttccaaTTTCTTTTTTGAATCTACAGAAAGTCAAAGACAACATGATATGATGGGCATAAAATACTACTGTTgaaccaacaaggtgattcccaaagaaccATTAACTGAAAACGTAGCTCATATCATAGCTCATATCTGTCTAGACAGCATGGTGTGcggtgtgtccttaaaaaaaacgtaaggaaactggacaaatggAGGACAACAGAACAAGTGTCAGGTATAAAATCTGTCTGCAGCTGGCACAGAATTGGCACAGAATCCGAAAGTTGTGGCtttaagaaagaggaaaaagcttattaaagacctgacacaggacctgagagacgCATCTAACTCTACTATTCACCAAAGCATCATTAGACGTGGTCctagtggaagggtggctgtgaAGAAACCATTCTTATGGAGGTAAACTGGAataaaaggctgaggtatgcaaACTTTCACaacaactggactgaaaatcagtggcaacaagTCTGATAGTGTGGTGAATCAAAATCAGTATGTGTGGGAGGAGGGCAGGAGAGGTACACTGCataaagaatatatatatgCTGCATTCCTATGTATGTTTGTGCATGATTCATAATTAGTTTaatctatttcccattttcatagcaaaaacaaagaaatgagtgGCGGCTCTAGACTTGCATGGTACTGTATGTAGGCATACAAGTAAAAATCAGAGGATGCTTAAAAAACTCAGAAAgactaattacatttttatacataaaGATAAAAAGACTGGCGTAAAATTATAACTTAACCTATCATAAATAAGTCTGATTAGTGTTCCTGTCATATCCAGGAAGCATTAACAGCAAATTCACATCCATTTTCattaaacatgaaacatgaTTAAACATGATTAATTTAAgaacattgttttatttacagctgCAATTTGGGTCACGTGTTAAAACTAAAACCATGTGACCCAAAACTGAGCagcatatttgtgtgtcatataacattaaaaagtaaaacattaaatgttcaggcatgttttttgttttgttgctctGGATCATATTCAGTTGAAAAGGCACTATAGTTTCTTTTTGAGTAAAAGCCACACATGCAAGAAAAAATTTACTTCAGTGAAAATACAAATGGTATACAGTAGTTGAATTAAgtagcacaaaataaaaataatgacataAAGCACAAGTATCTTAATATCAGGAATGTGTTTAAGAGAAATGTTTATTACCCACAGCTTTttacaaatcaaacaaatttttattCTAACGAGCATAATACACAAAACATATAACATTATTATAAAAACACGTGTACGTATGTTTTCCTGTGTCCATTTACTAATTCTATAAAGTCCATACAATTCATGAGGCCACTTCTGAGATGTGATGAATGTTGGACAGGGTAAGCTGTGCTTCCCTTGCTGGGTAGAAATGTCTGGAGCGAAGCCACAACCTCCCAAAGACTCCTGTTACCAGCAGCAAGACAAGCAGCAGTCCTCCGAGGACAAAGGTCTCCACAGCTGGGACTCCTCCTGCATCTACACACAGGTGGGACTGCATGCTTATGAACTGCTTTCAGTGTCTGGAATCTTTAAACTATGAAGTTAAACTATATTAACTGCAaagactgaattaaaaacatACCTAGACTGGGATTTTCACTGTGGTTTAATAGTCGTCTTATGGGTCCGTAAGACACTGTATGGGACAGTGGGATTTCTCTCCGTGTTCTCAGTAATCCATCTTCACTGGAACAGTTCTGTTTGGCAAATACACGAGTGaaatgtgaaatttaaaaacCAACATTGCTATAACCCTCAGTCATAAGCACTGTATATTTAAAATGATGGCGGCTCATATGGCTGAAAACCACTCCTAGGCTGATGGGGCTATATTGGTGACATATAGCAGGCTACTTGTCTGAACTGGCTTCTGACTATCAGTTTGAGGAATGAGTGCAGCATGGGGTCACTCACAGGCTGACACAGACCGGGACCACTGTGGCAGATCTGGACGTTGCAGTGAAGGAAGACGTTGGTGTAAGAGCTGCCGACAAACTTAAACATTTGTATCCTGAACGTGGCCTCTGGGCCCTGACCGTTCTTCAGCACGCTCAGAGTCTGGTCGTTGGTCAACACTGGGCAGCTAGAGGGAATGAGACAAAGAAGTCTAAGAGGCCTGTTGATAGCAATGAAACACGATGCTGTActttaaatataacaaaaggagaAACAGCTAATAAAATAAGCAAACATAACTGCAGGTGATACAACACAGAAGTGTTTGAGTGCTTTCATCTCTTTAGCACTGAGAAATCTTTCTGCATTTCATAGCTCTGCTGTTGCCAACAGTACCAAATACTGCCTGGTTGTCAAGGGCATGCACAGCTGTTGAAGTGAAATGCATGTGGCCTCTCAGCCAGGAGTCACATGACCAGCCTGTGAGATTTGTTGTCTGGACAGCTCTCTATGCAACAAACTCTCTTATTTCAGATTTCAACAGTGCACCCGTAGGAGGAGGTGGAACTGTTTGCTAATGCGGTGAAACAACACAGCCACGGAGAACGCCATAAACAAGCTTCCACACCTTTAAAGTATGTTGTGTAAACATGGCAATCATGCATTTTCATCTGCATTCAGTTTAAACAGTCCAGAGGCAGACCTGTCTGTGATGAAGGTGTACTGAATATTGCTGTATGGATCACTGGTCGGCGTAGCCCAACATCTCTCCATACGCAGCTGCAGATGAGAAGGTATCTGTGACACAGACAGAGTTCGGCAACGGTCAATTAATTCCTTAAACAGGACAAACAGTTTTCCATAACGCACAACAAAATGATGACTCATAGTAAGTAAACAACAGGTGTACCAAGAGATTATAACAGCATGAAAGAGGACTCAAATGACTGTCTAGTCATGGGTGGAGTGTTAGATTTCCAGCACTGGTTGGAAAACTACCCACAAAACATATTGCTTAACCTTGTGTAAGAGCACACCCAAACTAACTCAAAAATAGCTGTGAATATTAACAACACTTTGAATGCTTAACAGTCAGAGCCAAGTATATATAATCCCTGTTAGATATTAACAGATATACTTATCCTGCCaatcaaatgcaaatataacaTATTGCTTTTGTGCATCATGCCAATTTGCAAATATATAATACAGCTGGTTAAGGTGAGAACTACATCTTTACTATTTGGAGGcgaaaaatataataaactgGCATTTCACTGCGATTTACCATGAAAACTTTTACAAAGATGTTATCCTCCAGAGTCAGCGATGGCACAGTGGTCCACCTGTCCTCAAAGGCTTCGTCTTTGTACAGCAGCATTGACACTGAGAAATTCCCATCCTCGGTGTTCAGAGTGATAGGTCTGCAGAAGCAATGGGTTTATTAAAATAGGCCAAATGTTGAGAACAAATCATTCTCCAGTTGGAGAAAAgtcagaaaagaagaaaacatttaccTGATGTCCACTCTGATCATGTTTTCTCCGTTGGGCTGTTGGACCATGTAGTTGATGGGGTAGCGGCACGCAAATGTTATGTTGATGTAGTTTCTTGTAATAATATCTGAGTAGTTGTTCTGTATGGTGTTTATGAACACGATGTGTGTGTGATCTGAGGCCTATGGAGAGAACATAGCATGTGTGATGGTCAGTGAAGGGAAATGTAGTTTGTTTACTTTACCGttactttttagatttttatagAAATAGAAATCAATAATGCTGTTTTAGGTAAGAACAACTGCAGAAACCTGGAATAGAAATTAAGTGATGGGGTGATTAAATAGTGGAGATCTTAAGAGGATGTCTTTCGTGAAAGTTTAGGGCAAATAGTCGGGCGATCCACTGAATCTGGTCTGTGTTTTCATGCCTTTGTCTAACTAATATCTGGATCGCGACATcataaaacacatatatatacacgaGTCTAACATAATGCAGGTTGGGCTGCCTTTAGTCTGCATGTcaaagatactgaaccctgagttgccACCACCATATTCATCAGGGTGCAAgtttgtgtgaatgttagaaagcacttaggcaTAGATAAAAGCACTGTATGGATGTTTGTGTAATTGAGTGAAAGAGACTTGTAttagaaagtgctttgagtgttcaACTgagtagaaaggtgctatataagtaCCAATCCAACTTAACATTTAACAATACATAAACTCTACTGTGGTTGTACATATGAATACTGGCAAAGTGGATATGCTAGCATCACCGCATaaatttttaaattcaattcagtttcattcaTATGGTGCCAAATCACATaccagttgcctcaaggtgctttgtaCTGTCATGTAAACAACCTATAATAACACAGTGATCAATTTAAAGTTAGGTTGAGTAGTCACTGGGattaaatgttctttttcagctgtcaccatccttttaaaataaaccataaaatgggaacaggtgaaaagctaGTGTGTGAAGTTTCTGCAGGTCCCTGTTGAGATGcagggtggtgaccatggttaCAAAGCAGAACAAACTGTCTTTACCTCTAACAGTTGAacattttttactactttttggTAAACACTCAATCGCTCCCCCGGGGGCAGCCTCAATGAGAGGACCACTGACAGATCTCACAGCAAACtacagaaccccccccccccactgctACCTGCACTTTCCTTTCATACATACTTGAGTACTGAGAGAACTGCTGAAAGCCGTGTTAACCTTTTAGGTGGTTTACAAGAAAAATTTTAAAGCATTCCAAGGATTTAAAGGACACTTATGTGTTAAGCAGTGGCTGACTTTCAGTGTAGAGCAGCTGGATTAAAATAACCGTGAGCCTCATTGCCCAGTGGTTTGTGGCCTTCCAATTCAGTGAgctttaacaataaaaaaatcatcattCCCACGTGAATGCTGATAAATAAGAAATACAAGGCCATTCAGGGTCCCATTGATGCTTTAAATGAGGCCCTGTCCTGTTATAGGCAAAAAGAACAGCTCTGTCCCTCTTTCTTGAATAAATGCCACTCCTCCCCTTCTTTTCTCTTCATTCCTGTCTCTCTGGGTTCAGAGTGTGTGGCTTTCTCTGTCCATCTATTGTACTTGCTATGAGCTAATTTCCATACAAAATCTGAACACAGAGCCTCATAGTCCACATTCACATCACAGTCGAAAGAAGGTGCGTGGATCATGGATCTGAAGATATTCCTGCAGCACCTGTAGACACTTTAATTCATTATGAAGGGGATTCTCTTAACATTAATGGAGGTAATAAAGAGTAGCTTGTCTTCTTATAAGATTTACCTGAATTTAATATCTGAGTACACTCTTAAAAGATCACCGGAAATAgcaatcttttctttttaaggcAAATCAAAGATAGAGCATACCATTATAGTGCCGCAATATGACAGATTTGTCTTAATGCTGAAAACATAGTCCTCTCCGACTACATCACCACGACACTCCGGATCATTTAAATGCAAATCCCAAGCCTTAAAAGAGAAGACACAAAACAAATAGAGACAAATATGTAATAATTACTCAAAATGACACAGTGCTTTGGCATTATTAATGACTGGTCAGTGATGACTTACGTAAACAGGAGGAACTTTGTTGAGGAAAAAAGCGCTTGGAATAACAAGCTCCATACGGTCGTTGGTGCAAATGACAGTTTCATTAAGTTCTAACAGTAAAAAGACAAACAGTTATTTTATCAGTCACATTTTACACTCAGCACCTATAAACAGGTATATTACTATTTAACCAGTCAGCACATGTAGTGGACCAACAGTCTAGCCACCAATAAGTAAATCAACCAAACCAATAATATCCAAAATATTAGCTTTAGAATGAttattttcctcttttgttGAAAGTTATACTATGACTCAGTACTTTTGAGcattatgtatgtatatataggtcattttctatatatttttcttaaaaatgagCCTCAATAATTTTCAGAGTGTCAAGACCTGAATGTGGTTGAAACCCGTCACTGCATTTAATGTCAAGGCATACAGCTTTTGCCAAGAAAGGCACCAGTTATACTCCAGCTTTCACTGGACGTGGACTAAATCCTCCTCTCTTGTGTTAGAACCTTTTTACAATTATTGCagccagtaaaacaaaacaaaacatgctaATCAAtaatcagtttgttttttgttcatccCCAGATTTGTGGGCTGTGAAACGTGTGCTCACCCTCCTCCTCAGGCTCCAGATAGACTGCCGAGGTGACCATCCTCATGGTGAGCAGTAGCCAGACAAAAACCAAACTGGCAGATGCCATCTTCCAAAGactctccctctgctttctgGTAGCTCAGCCACTCCACTACCTTTTGGCTCCTTCTCTGACACTCTGTGAATCTTCTGCGAGCTATTCACCACAGTCTGACACCAGAAAATGTAGTACCCGTCTCTTACTCCAGCCCCTTGAAAACTAATGAACTGCGGCCCTCCCTCAAGCCCTAAAAACACCAGCTTGAATGATGCCCCCAACAACAATGAGATTCCATGCATGAATAGGGGGAACTGGGGGGAGTCCAAGGTAACACGCATGTCACCGCCTACTGTGGCGACGCTCTCTTAGTAAACATCTTATGACTGTTTCTTACTACACGGAGTAACAAGACGTCTGGTAACCATGTAAAAAGGAACACCAGCACGAGGCTGTCCCTCTTTGTTGTCTGgacattttaaaatctttacaAGTGCGGGAATCGCAGTCAGTCAGGTGAAAAGAAACTCATTACAAGTCAAGGGCAATTCGCTAACAATGCCAAGTACcagtgagtgcatgtgtgtggcagAAGAGACCATAAAATACAAGAGAGGAATGATTATTTTAATCAGTTTAAGACAAGTAACATTTAATTAAGCCACATGATTCTTAAGCTTGACCAGACGATTTTGAGGAATAGAAAAGAATGAGACAGTTGCTGTAAAGCACAAAACATCTTCACACAATTTTTACAAGTTTGATTTACAAGATTAGTTTCCAACAATCTGCACATTGTGCTTCTTTTTGTCTTGCAAATAAGATGGGCGCCATTGTTAGACCAAACTGTGTGGCTTTGTTTCAACAGCGAAATAACTTAAGGTCGATTGCCCGGCCGAAGAAATCCCGCGACAGTCTTTCACTTCAGTTGTAAAAGAGTCAAAGTGAGTTTATGTCAGAGGTGAGCACAAATCAATGGCGTCCTTcctgcttcatttttttaaccacacaGTAAAAGGAcgggacaaaaaaataaagctggtaATAACCGGCGGACGACCCGTCACTCACAGACTTTTATTTCCTGAATGTTGTGAGAATGCCTCAAAGTGGTTCAATCCATCTGGAGATACAGTGAAGTTGCACATAAATGAACACACCTGACTAAATGTGATAAacaaacacagctgaacaaGTTGGACCAGTAAGATACAACTATGACAAGTGATGCAAATGCATCAGCTCTAAATTGAGTTAAAATTCAACAAGTAAGAAATTTGTAGTCATCATCCATCAGAGATTTCTTAAAATAGTTTTTGGAAATTCATTTCATAACACCAGGATGCTTATATAAAAAAAGTGGAATGTGCAAAATTTGTCACCGCTGTGTAAATCGTGAACTCcctttttctcctgtttgctTTACTTGGTATCCCTCTATGAGGAGCCCAGTGCTGAGATTCACTCCAGAGGTTCAGTGTCTTCAGTGAACAGATCAGCCAAGTCAGCGACTGTCAGTACCGCAGCCTCCGAGTGCTTCATGGCTGTGCTGGTGTGACTGGAATCAAAAAGACTTTTATTGGTACTTTGACAACAGCGTATCCCCTGACCTCTTAAACTtgtatttaaatacaaaaatagcATCATTAAGAACTGACATGCAccttttttctgctgtcttcaGCATTGCTTGCATTCTCTCTTCAATTGTAGATTTGATGAGGAATCTGTGAACAAATGTTGGCCTGGTGGAGAGAGGAAACAAAAATGAGCATTTGTTTACTGAGTTTTGTTCAGTAGAGGGTGGattatttaatataaatattattttgatAAAAGGATTAACAAATTCTCCACATTGTCATTCCTTTGTCAGACTTTAACTGCtcctaaaatgaaaaaaaaaattaatcttagTTAGATTTAATTTACATGCATTTGTGCATTCTGATGCAGATCTGTAACTAGAAGCAGTAATGATGTGTGTacagcactgacagaggtgTGCACGCTATTTAAGTGCACTTTGGTCAAGAACTGCATATCCCTGAGCACAGTggtgagtaaaaacaaaaaactaatgaAATCAGTTTCAGTGTATCCCGCTGAACTCATACTATAAGCTGCATAGTTGTGGATTTATAGTTTTATTAAACAACTGGAGGTTGCACTCGTATTAAAAATGaatctaagaaaaaaaactgcagcttcGAAGTTAATTCTCACAAGATGAGAAAAATGCAGAAGCTTTGTGTAGATGCAGCAACACACCCACACGAAGCTCTAAAGTGCTGACAAAATTATGCTGAAACCTCAGAGGTTTACTGACACGCTTTACTGCCTGCTTCTTACTTGGTTTGGCCAATCCGGtgcactctgcctattgcctggAGCTCATGAGCAGGGTTGAGGATTGGTTCAACCAGCAGCACGTGTGTTGCTTCGATGATATTCAGCCCATTGGAGCCCGTGTGGAGAGGCAGTAGAAGAATGTTGATCTTCTCTTCGTACTTGAAGGAACTTAGATTCTCCTGGAAAACCACAATGAACAGTGCAATAATGAACAAATTACAGTCATATCTGTATCAAGAGATGCTTCGGTAATTGaataattttaagaaaaaaatgaggATCCCCTGAAAATTTATACTGCAATTTAAATACTGTGTATTTTCAAATTCAAACAATCATTTAATCGGATTTTATCCGATTTCTCCTTTTTATTACACAAAAACCATAGACAATGAATTTATTCATTATAGTCTTTATACTGTATTTTACTACAGAAAAACCTTAATTATTAAGTCTCTGCATATGAGAGGTAGGGATTCATCTCCAGTTGATCAACCTGTTGGTTTGTTGGCAGTATagctcacacacaaaaaaaccatgCGGCCTGGGGTAAAGGAAGAAATATTGAGAGTTTAGGGTTGATGTGCCCTTAAGGGAGTGAtcttaggttaaaaaaaaacaaaaaaacaacttcaaatGAAGAACAAGGTGTAGCAGCAAGCCGAACAGCTGTTTTAGCTGCTGCTGGTGGAGAATACACACCAAGGAAAACCTAGTAGGTAGGTATTTAGAGAGTCCTTAGACAGGGGGTTTTACTGCAAATGTTTAACTCTATCACACTGTCTGTGGTatttcaacaaaaaacaaaacaaaacaatacaaaagtaaaaaagcaGGTGTGTGTATTAAAAATTGTGGCATTCATTATGTGTCAAAATCAAACCTGAAATTTGTGAATTCCGTTGATTTGAGAAAACTCCATGTTATTGTCAAACAAGGCCTTGGCGATGATGTCCAGGACACTCTGCCACTGTGCACAAGAGAAAAGGCAACAAAACAGGTCAGATCCAAACTCGATATCGCCAAAGTAAGTCTTGAAGAGTGCAGATAGTTTACTGTTACCGTGGAGAAGACGAGACATTTGGCCCCGGGGTTGGTCACTTGAATCTTCTTCAGAGTTCTCACAACTGCCTCCACTTTGGTAGAGTGACTTCCCTGACAACACAGGAAGAGGAACGTTGTCATGGCTGtgttatacatttattttttctttacaggTATCCGGCCATCTCTGCCTGCATTACATGAAAATGGGGTCTCTGGCTGACCTTGACTGGTATGTCTTGGTCCTGACTGGATGATTGGGTGGTGAACACGTAAGAGATTTCTGTGTGGGATGTAGTCTGCCTACAAATGGCACACTTGATGGCACGCCGCCTTGAGCCCACGCTGTACTGTTCCACAATGATAGCAATACACTCGTTACAGAAGCAGTGTCCACACGTCAGCACGGCCCACTGGAAAAGGGAGAAGAGCAAGATATTATTCTAAAGTATGAATAGCAGAGTATGGTTAACTGTTTACATTAATTACAAACCCTCACTaaccacttcattaggtacaccacTTGAGCTGCTTATTAACACaaatattcaattcaataaaactttattgatcctgaaggttgaccccgaaggaaattgttggggggggggggttttgttttgttttgtttttttcaattcaaaatatttaattagGCAATCATGTGACAGCAACCTATTCCATTTGGGCAAGTAGACacggtcaagatgacctgctgaggttcaaactgagcatcagaatggagaagaaatcAGATTGTAAGTGGTTTGTTCGAAAATGCTAGATGGGCTAGTATGAATATTTCACAAACTGATGATCTACTGAGATGTTCCCACCAACCAAGATGTATAAGAAGTAGTGACTCTCACCTCCTGTCCCAACGGCCGAGCACAAATGGGACACGGCTCTGGGTTCAGACCTCCAGTAGACTTGTCCTGCGACTGGATCAAGAAATGTATGCTGTTCAGAGTAAGCTCACATAATACATTTAGCTGGGGTAACATTATGAATTGTATAATTACTATCACCTATAAAATTACCTTTTCCAGATTTGTGAGATACAAAAACTGGCCGAGCTTCTTTTGGAGCTGAGATTTTGCCACAGCTTGGTCGTTCAGAAGTTTGACTCTGTTCTGCTCCACCTGGGAGCAAAACAATCGAGAGGAGGGGTCAGGTAATGAAAAATATCAGGACACTTTACATTGCAAATATAAAGATCTACATTATATGTAGAAACCCACTGATCCAACAATAACTTATGAGAAAACTCGGGgacagtgaagaaaaaaaacccacttaaATCTCTGCAGACAGTAAGTCCATGAAGCAAAGTAACTCTGCAAAGAGCCAATCCTTTAACAGTCCTAATAACAAGTCAGTCATGTTGTCACAACTTGTATAAATGATCTTTTACCAGACTGACATAA
This is a stretch of genomic DNA from Pelmatolapia mariae isolate MD_Pm_ZW linkage group LG16_19, Pm_UMD_F_2, whole genome shotgun sequence. It encodes these proteins:
- the si:dkeyp-110a12.4 gene encoding pancreatic secretory granule membrane major glycoprotein GP2, producing the protein MELVIPSAFFLNKVPPVYAWDLHLNDPECRGDVVGEDYVFSIKTNLSYCGTIMASDHTHIVFINTIQNNYSDIITRNYINITFACRYPINYMVQQPNGENMIRVDIRPITLNTEDGNFSVSMLLYKDEAFEDRWTTVPSLTLEDNIFVKVFMIPSHLQLRMERCWATPTSDPYSNIQYTFITDSCPVLTNDQTLSVLKNGQGPEATFRIQMFKFVGSSYTNVFLHCNVQICHSGPGLCQPNCSSEDGLLRTRREIPLSHTVSYGPIRRLLNHSENPSLDAGGVPAVETFVLGGLLLVLLLVTGVFGRLWLRSRHFYPAREAQLTLSNIHHISEVAS